A region of the Halalkalicoccus tibetensis genome:
GACGCATCAGGCGTGAAAGATGAGGTCCGTGGGAAGTATCGCCGACTCCAGTCTCAGATCATAAAGCCTCTATTGGAACAAGAATACATTACTATTCAAGAGCGAGGTCGCCATCAGTTCGTCAAAGCCACAGAAAGCGGCAAGAATACCGTTGAAGCGTTTCATTACCTAATAAACGGAGAGATTGAGGAAATAGGACTTGACCTCTCTGACTTCCCATTTCTATCGGAAGACGACTGAACTGGATATCTATCAGTCGTAACCTAGGTCTGATTTTACGTGCGGCTAGAACCTTGACAGTTTGGTTTGTGAAGCGGAGACGAGATTCGAACTATTCACCAGTAAACCGGCGCTCTCGCGCTTCAGTATCGGACGAAGGTCGAAAGTCAATACCGCTATTCAGGCTTCAAGTGCCCGCGCAGCGTCCGCAGAAACGATGACGTTCCAATCCGAGCACGTCACCTGCTCGTCGCTCACGTCCGCGATCAGCGCTGCGAGCGCGTCAAGGTAGTCCGTCGACCGATCGTCTCGGAAGTGAATCGTGGCCTTGTGATCGTAGCGTTGGCCCCGATTTTTGAGATAAACATCGACGAACTCCCGTCGGATCGATTCGGGAGCACCGTCAAGATAAAATGGAAGCGTGATCGCGGCATCGGTGTTATACTTTTGATATGACGTCGTCAAGTCCCTTCAGTACTTCACAGTGTACGATCTCGCTGCTAGTTAACTCAGGTTCTTCTGCCGATGGCTCGAGGTCAGGAGGTAGATAATAGATCTCCTGTTCTTGGAGTTCGCCGGTATACTGTATTTTTGTACGATCCGGCTGTGCTTTTCTTAGCAACCGGAGATAGTATCCATCGTCTAACCAGCGATCTATAATGACAGCCGTTGGAGTCACAGTGAACAATAGTTTCAGCAGTTCAATCAGCTTTTCACGGATCTGTTCATATTCAGTTTCCGAGTCCGCAACTCGCAACGTGTTTCCATGAGCGATATCATTCCGGATCTTATTTATAGAGATACCATGGATTATCTCCTCCTTATCTAGCTCGATAATTCTATCAGCACAGTCCAACTGTTGGCCGGGTTCCAACCTGAAGAACCCTAAGAGGTCTCCTAGTGCGGGATCTTTCCAACTTGGTTTATCGATTCCTTGTCGTTCATAGAGTTCCGTTTTCCAAGCGTCCCCCCACTGCTTCTTACCATGGTACTCTACAACGGCAGAAAGCTGTCTATCTAGACAATACACCGCTAGATCCCAGACTAAGCTATCGTAGCGAACAGTGTTTCCTTCATCTTCCTCAACTCTCACTAACCCATCGTAGACATTCAGTGGCAGCTCCCTCTTCCACCGATCCGCGATTGACGCCTTTTGCAGCGGCAGGAGATCCTCTAGCTCGCCGCTATCAATCTCATCTATGCTCGCTGGGATCAACGAGTCTTTCAGAGATTGTTTTACCAGTCTGTCTAGTAGTTCTTCCTTAACCTCCCATCCGCGGAGCCGCTGCGCAGCAAGGATTTGGGTTACAGCTGCTGTATAATCACTCGGAATGTCTAAGATGTGCTCGTCCTGGGCAACATCACCTCCTAACTCGTGGTACACTTCAGACGGATCAGATAGCTGCCCCTCGTGATAATCTGTCGATGTATCGGCTAGGATGCGAAGAATCCGTTGATCTCTATCCAAGGACGCGAGCGTTTCGATCTCCTCGATCTTCTGGGCTGCCTGCCGATAATCGCCTGCGAGGAGTGCCCCTCTCGCCCGACAGGTAAGAGCTGCTCGCGTATGATAGCCGCTTCCCTTGGACTGCGGGAACTGGTCGGCATACTGTTCATGAATATCGGCCGCTTCGTCAAACTCCCCCTGGAATTCGGCCTCAACGGCTTCCAGTTCAGTAATACGCCCACGTACCCCATTTTGGAGGTCATCACGGTCAACGCTGTCAAAATACCCGTTTGCCTCGCCGAACTTCTGCTTTGTCTCTGCTACCACGTCGCCCAGTTCTTGTGACTTTAACAGGTGATGTGCCTCCAGTTCTGCCTGCCAACCTCGTAACAAGTTCAACGCGTATTCTTGCTGGTCCGGGTTGATATTCTTTAAGTCCGTCAGGAGGTCAATACGTTTTTTGAGGATATCGACTCCCTCTTCGAACTTCTCCTGTTGCTTGTAGATAGTGACATCGGCCTCTGTTTTATGCCGGACAGGAGGGATCAGATAATTGTATCGGGATCCGATCCATGCAGAATCCTGTCGTTGAGCAATATCGATCGCTCGCCGATATTGACTCGCAGCCCGTGACGGATTGTGAAATTTGAATAGATGGCCTTCCGTCAGGTTTGCATAATAGTTGGCCCGTTCTTCGATCTCGGTCAGCCCACCTAGTATTTGAGCGACGGCGTGCGCGCTCGAAAAGAGCAGTGGCTGCAGATCCATGTACTGACTTCTTGCTTCGTAGTCTCTGCCCCGCCAATACAGGTAATTCACTAAGATGAATTTAAATTCGTGATCGGATTGCTCGGCTGCTTCAACGAGGAGTGGCCGGAAGCCATCTGCTTTATCACCATATTGGTCCCGATCGAGTAACCCCTCTTTCGTAGTCTTGTAATCCAATCCCTCTGGAACGTCTACCCATGTCTCGATAAGTACTCGTGCCGTTGCTAGATCTCTCTGCTCCACCAGTGAGGCCAAATGGACAGCGAAGTAGGGTTCCGGAATATCCGAGCAGCATTCAAGAAATTCTGTCTCATAAATCACAGGTTCGAGGTACTTGCGCCTATTCTCTTGATACAGCGCCTCTGGGTTTTCCGTATAACGATATTCAAGAAAATGCATCACCACCTCTGGTTTCTTGATCTCCGCTAAGTTAGGGAACTGATTGTAAGTGGATACTCTTTCCCACAGCTCAAATGCAGTGCAGAGCTGCTGATGTTTGCCCTTGCTGTTGGCAGTAATCATGTTTCGAAAAGAGTCAAGCCGGCTCCCCTCCAAGGCGTGTTTCAACCGTCCCGAATATCCCATAAGCCGGTTTCGCACGGTAAGATAATCTTTAAAATTGAGACAGATGGCTGCATCACGGAGAATACGATAGAAGACCGCTACTGGCGTTTTATCGTACAGTGCCTCTGCTTGTTCAATTATTGGTTCTAATTCCTTTCCTTGGACGATATCCTGACAGAGATGCAGCGCTTCAACAGAAGGGATAGTCAACTGTAGTTGCTCCTCGAAACGCTCTCCGACCACATTTACTGTTATATTCTGTGAATCCCTCTCCTGCAAAGGGAATAATTCGAGAGATAGTGCAGTATTCCTATTAGCCAACGATACACGGGCTGGATTGAGGATCAAGTTCTTGCCTGTTTGAATTAGAACTTCCGCCCGTATGCATTCAGCGCCTGTAATAGTGAGATTCAAATCTAACAGCAGTTTATTAGTATCAAACGGACTTTCGGTCTCGGCGAATCGATAGACTGCATCATATTCGAGGTCCTCTCTGGGAGACCGTCTCCATGATTGGTACTGCATGAGTGATGTGACAATGACCCATACATCCTCTTGAAATCTACGGAGCCCTGTGTCCATCGTAGGATCATTGGTATTCGGTTAGTACTGAATGGCCCTACGAGAAAGTGTGGCAGCTGCCAGACCGAGACGACGATCACCAAGAGAAAGCCGACTGCGCCGACGACTCGACAGGGATTCGCCCCCCGTGACCGAAGATATACTCGATGGGCGATCGTTCGCGGTGTCAACCTGGGGGGTGAACGTGTTGCAACCGGTATCCTCCGGTGTCTCTTCGCTCCATTGGAGAATGGGTAGTCGGACGCCAAGGTCCAATGGCTGACGGAATGTTAAACGACCCGCGGGGGGTTAACTTGCGGCGTCCTCCCATTCATCTGACACTGCAAGCCGATTCTCGAACAAGGACTCAACGGACGTCCCATTTCGCTCTGCCAGCGCTCTCATCTGGTCCGTTCGTCTCGCCAAGTCGGAGAGGATCGAGACAATCGGCGGGATATAACTACTCGGCAGTGTCTCGGCTGGTTCGGCTACAGCTACCGTCTCTGGCTCTGGCTCCGGATTCGCCTCTACCTCCGCCTCTTCGCGGTGTTGCCAGTAGTAAAAGACATGTTCGATATCCCAGAGATGGATATCCTCGCCGGTATACTCAGTAAGGATGTCGCGCATCCGTTCGTTCAGCGCGCGAAACTGAAGGTACATCTCTGCAAGATCCTCTGCTGGCTCCCAGATCGCTAAGTCCGACAGTGCCCGCCGCATCGAAGTATAGTAGACTGGGTGCGTATCCGGACTCTGTAGCTGCCAGAAGTACGAGAGAAAGTATGGAATTGAACCGAGTCGCGGCGCACTTCGAATTGCAGCTCTCTTTGGTAACGACCGAGCCCTCGACCTTCTGACTACCCGCGACTCCTCACTGAACTCCGTAACCGAAACCCGGGCGAGTTCGATCTCCGGACTGTCGAGAAGGCGTACTACCAACAGTATCGAGCTACACATAGTGTTGGCCGTTGGTACGGAACGGATCCTCTATTGAGAACAAACGGGTCTCCTCATTCTAGAAGCGACTCGCCTTGTGCAACGTCGGTGCTAAAACTACGCCGTTGCACAAGGTACAACTGAAAAGGAACAATGGAGTTAAATCGCGCCACCCTGTACCACGATTGTCGACGGACCACCTGCCGTCGACAGAGATTGCTGTCGGCCCTTGGCCCCAGGGGCCGATTTCCACGCGTACTCCCACTCGATTACTGCCCACGTTCGACTACCACCCCAGACCCTCCGAGAGTGTATCCCAGAAGACGGACCCACCCAGGCGTATGCCCGCCGGAACCCCCGACGAATAGCTGTTCGAAGACTGGCAACTGATCGCCCGCGCACTCACCGCCACAATACACGAGGACTGCCGGTGCTACGAGTGTGATACAATCGATGCCTTGCTCTGCGATATTGCTCACCACTGGGACCTCGACGATCAGAAACTAACCCAGCTACTGCACTGACGACGAACCGCCGGGAAGCGGTCGGAGGCACCTCCCCAATCAGATCCACTATACCCAGCGATAGACTGATACGCCACATCGAACCACCCCATAGTAGTGGAAGATATCCCTCAACCAGCACCGGACCCCTACGCCCCAGGCGAGACGGTCCAAATCTACCTCGATCCAGCTGACCCGGATGCCCACTCCCACGGCACGGTTTGTGAAGTCGTCGACGTATTGGCCGACGATCTCGACAGCCACACCGATCGTCCAACGGATGCCTACTCCTACAGACTCGAAGAACTCGAGACCGGCGAGACACTCCCTCTCGCATTTCGTCACCAAGACCTCGTGCCCGCCGAAAACACCCAGTAAACCCGCCCTTGACCCACGGAGAACCATCCAGAAGCAGAGTCCACCTTGTGCAACCCACTCCATCAACTGGCTAATTCGTTGCACAAGGCAGGCAACTCGACTACTATGACCGATCAGCGCTACTCCTCGCCGTTACCCCCGATTCGTTATCGTTAGTTCTCAATATAGAGAGAATACATAATAATCCCAAATCCGATCGCGACGAGAACGCTGTTGATGAGCACACCCATCTCTAGCGAAACGGAGAAGAGTTGATCAGCAACACCCGCGAGGAGGGCCCCTAGCGTTATACTGGTAAAGCCGATACCGAGCGCTCGTAATGAGGATGATCCTGTTCGACGGTACGCTTTATATGCGATATAAGTGATTCCAGCCCCCAACAACAAGATCACCGTTTTGACGATAACAATAGCAGTTCCGATCCAGATCATAGTTCATCACTCATCTGTGACCAGATATCTGCGAGTCGTTCGTCTGCGTTTCGTGGTGGCCGCTGGACTGATACCGACAGTCCATTCTCGGTAGTAGGATCCATCGAAATAGTCACATCACTGAAATTCCGCACATAGTATGTCGTTCGGCCTCCACTTGGATTGATCTGATCGCTCTCGCGGACAAGCGAGGCGTTACTGAGTACGTCTAATTTTCGGTACAACGTTGACTGAGGGATGTCACACGTATCGCTGAGTTCGTTTGCGGTCATAGGGTGTTCCGTCTCACGGAGAATAGCCTGGCAGTTAGTGTCATTCAGCGCATCAAGGACCATCTGTAGGGATGGCGAATCCTCCGATGATGCTGAATCACCCACTATTGTCTCCTTTGAGTAGTCGGTATTATATTCGGCCCGATTCTACGTCAGACAGGATACGCAGCATCAAACAGATACCCCGCTTCGATCTCCCGTATTCCGTCCACTAGACCGTATCCTGCTTCTTGGACAGGAGATGTACGTCTGTTTACGAAGAACCGTCTGCAGTCGGTTAATTAGTAGTGGGAATTGTTCGAGTGTCATAGGAAAATTCATGCAGTGTTATCCTCAGCACCGTATATCTCAAGGAGCTCTTGGTAACGGGCACGGATTGTCATTCTACTTATATCCGTTATCTCACTTACTGTTTGTTGGGTAGCTTTTTCATCGGTCAAGCGGCTCGCTGCATAAAGTGCGCCTGCTGCCAAACCAGCAGGTTTTCTGCCACTATGGGCGTTTTGATCCTTTGCAACAGTAAGGAGCTCTCGGGCTTTGCGGAGCACGTCATCGCTTACCTCAAGCGCCGATCCGAACTGAGATACATACTGGATCGGATCTGTCGGTTTGATTTCTAATCCAAGTTCACGGGAGAGATACCAATATGCGCGCTGAATAGGGAGTTGTTCAACTCGGCTGACAGTCGCACACTCTTCTAGCGTACGTGGTACCTGATGCTGTCTGGCCGCTGCATACAGTGATGCTGTTGACATCGCTTCGATGGACCGGCCGGGAAGCAGATCGTTTTCGACGGCCCGACGATAGATGATTGCTGCCGTTTCCCGAACTGGCTGTGGTAGTCCAAGCGCAGATGCCATTCTCCTAATCTCTCCGAAGGCCTGTTTGAGATTCCGTTCGCGGGCGTTCTTTGTTCGAAATCGTTCGTCCCATTGACGAAGCCGTTCTAATTTCGCTCGTTTTTCCTCTCCTACTATCTGTCCGGATGCATCTTTGTTTTGCCATCCAATTGTCGTACTAAGACCGTTGTCATGCATTAGAGGTGTTGTCGGCGTGCCAACCCGGCTCTTTGCATCTTGTTCCGTGGCATTGAACGCACGCCACTCGGGACCGTGATCAATAGTATCTGCATTAAGGATAAGACCACATTCCTCACACGCTTTCTCTCCATGCTCATCATCAGACACGATTCGACCTCCACACTCCGGGCATGATGCGATTGACTGAGACGCTGG
Encoded here:
- a CDS encoding helix-turn-helix domain-containing protein, coding for MVGDSASSEDSPSLQMVLDALNDTNCQAILRETEHPMTANELSDTCDIPQSTLYRKLDVLSNASLVRESDQINPSGGRTTYYVRNFSDVTISMDPTTENGLSVSVQRPPRNADERLADIWSQMSDEL
- a CDS encoding transcription initiation factor IIB codes for the protein MKLTHTKLTTEDDRTDEQTQAPASQSIASCPECGGRIVSDDEHGEKACEECGLILNADTIDHGPEWRAFNATEQDAKSRVGTPTTPLMHDNGLSTTIGWQNKDASGQIVGEEKRAKLERLRQWDERFRTKNARERNLKQAFGEIRRMASALGLPQPVRETAAIIYRRAVENDLLPGRSIEAMSTASLYAAARQHQVPRTLEECATVSRVEQLPIQRAYWYLSRELGLEIKPTDPIQYVSQFGSALEVSDDVLRKARELLTVAKDQNAHSGRKPAGLAAGALYAASRLTDEKATQQTVSEITDISRMTIRARYQELLEIYGAEDNTA